A portion of the Microlunatus phosphovorus NM-1 genome contains these proteins:
- the arfA gene encoding arabinosylfuranosidase ArfA yields MPAARLVLDAAYAVAPVPRRLFGSFVEHLGRCVYTGIYEPDHPSADTDGLRTDVLELTRELGPTVVRYPGGNFVSNYRWEDGIGPRDQRPTRLDLAWHSIETNQFGLHDFLSWTKKIGTEPMMAVNLGTRGLQEACDLIEYANHPGGTAWSDRRIANGAADPFGVKLWCLGNEMDGPWQVGHKTATEYGRLANETGKAMRLVDGDIELVACGSSNSSMPTFGAWESEVLEHCYDTVDYISLHAYYEEQGDDALSFLASAVNMDRFIESVVATADAVRARLGRKKRINLSFDEWNVWYQQRFSGDGPQPAGIPWEKHPRLIEDDYTVTDAVVVGTLLNSLLRHGDRVTVACQAQLVNVIGLLRSEPGGEAWKQTIAYPFEQVRRLARGQILQVVGASDLFDSAAYTDVPLVDATATYDTESGRAALFVANRSLTETARLEVDLRGIGGTSVLAATTLHAGAGQDRHATNAVQHDAVVPVRFDDHTVRDGRLTARLPALSWTVLELHTSR; encoded by the coding sequence GTGCCCGCCGCCCGTCTCGTCCTCGATGCCGCGTACGCCGTGGCGCCGGTCCCCCGTCGACTGTTCGGCTCCTTCGTCGAGCACCTGGGTCGCTGCGTCTACACCGGTATCTACGAGCCCGACCACCCCAGTGCTGATACCGACGGACTGCGGACCGACGTGCTCGAGCTGACTCGTGAGCTCGGGCCGACCGTCGTCCGCTACCCCGGCGGCAACTTCGTCTCCAACTACCGCTGGGAGGACGGCATCGGTCCCCGCGACCAGCGACCGACTCGGCTGGACCTGGCCTGGCACTCGATCGAGACCAACCAGTTCGGGTTGCACGACTTCCTCAGCTGGACCAAGAAGATCGGCACTGAGCCGATGATGGCGGTCAACCTCGGCACCCGCGGGCTGCAGGAGGCCTGCGATCTGATCGAGTACGCCAACCACCCCGGTGGCACCGCGTGGTCCGATCGGCGAATTGCCAACGGCGCGGCTGATCCGTTCGGCGTCAAGCTGTGGTGTCTGGGCAACGAGATGGACGGACCGTGGCAGGTCGGTCACAAGACCGCAACCGAGTACGGCCGGCTGGCCAACGAGACCGGCAAGGCGATGCGGCTGGTCGACGGCGACATCGAATTGGTGGCGTGCGGTTCGTCGAACTCCTCGATGCCGACCTTCGGCGCCTGGGAGTCGGAGGTGCTGGAGCACTGCTACGACACCGTCGACTACATCTCGCTGCACGCCTACTACGAGGAGCAGGGCGACGACGCCCTGTCCTTCCTGGCCAGCGCGGTCAACATGGACCGCTTCATCGAGTCGGTGGTCGCGACCGCGGATGCCGTGCGGGCACGGCTGGGCCGGAAGAAGCGGATCAACCTGAGCTTCGACGAGTGGAACGTCTGGTACCAGCAGCGGTTCAGCGGCGATGGTCCCCAGCCCGCCGGCATTCCCTGGGAGAAACATCCACGGCTGATCGAAGATGACTACACGGTCACCGATGCGGTGGTCGTCGGGACGCTGCTCAACTCGCTGCTGCGGCACGGCGACCGGGTCACGGTTGCCTGTCAGGCTCAACTGGTCAACGTCATCGGACTGCTGCGCTCCGAGCCCGGTGGCGAAGCGTGGAAGCAGACCATCGCGTACCCGTTCGAGCAGGTGCGCCGGCTGGCGCGGGGGCAGATCCTTCAGGTGGTGGGCGCCTCGGACCTGTTCGACTCCGCGGCCTACACCGACGTACCGCTGGTCGATGCGACCGCGACCTATGACACCGAGTCCGGTCGAGCAGCGCTCTTCGTGGCCAACCGAAGTCTTACCGAGACCGCCCGGCTCGAGGTGGACCTGCGCGGGATCGGCGGCACCTCAGTACTGGCCGCAACCACCCTGCATGCCGGCGCGGGACAGGACCGGCATGCCACCAACGCGGTCCAGCACGATGCGGTCGTGCCCGTGCGGTTCGATGATCACACGGTACGAGACGGCCGCCTCACCGCCAGATTGCCGGCCCTCTCCTGGACCGTCCTCGAACTCCATACCTCCCGATAG